The DNA region CAGCTGGTGCGCGGCGACAAGACGATGGACGACGTGCGGATCATCTGCATCAGCGGCATGGTGGAAGAAGACCGTATCCAGAAGCTCCGCGACGCGGGCGCCAACGACTTCATCAAGAAGCCGTTCGACATCGATGTTCTCACCAACCGCGTGTGTCAGTTGCTCGACGTCGAAACCGCCGCGCAGTGACGCCCCCGGGCAGTCGGAACCGCGGGCTCGGCAGGAAACGGCTCAACCAGGCGTTGATCCTGCGCGTCCCGTTGGCCGGCGCCGTCGTTGTTGTCAATCGCAGAAGCTAGTCGGTGGGCCTACCGCGTGGCGTCGATCCCTTCCCGCCGACCCGAAATCCCCGGCGCGCGGCGGCCCGTCCGCCGGCGCTGCCGGCTGCCCTCGCCAGCGGACGGCTCGGCCGAGCGGTTCCGCGAGGCGCTGGAGCGGGCCAAGCTCGACGCGATGAAAGAGCTCGCCTACGGCGCCGGGCACGAGATCAACAACCCGCTGGCGAACATCGCCGCCCGCGCGCAGTCGATGCTCAAGCGCGAGACCGACGCCGAGAAGCGGCGTTGGCTGGAGGTGATCCACCGCCAGGCGATGCGCGCGCACGAGATGATCGCCGACCTGATGCTTTTCGCCCGCCCGCCGGCGATGGAGAGGGCGCCCGTCGACGTCTGGGCCCTCGTCCAGCAATCCGCGGACGAGCACCGCGCCGAGGCCGAGAAGGCCGGCATCGTGCTGCGGACCAGCACCTCCGCCGACGAAGACCCCGTCTGGGCCGACGCCACGCAGCTTGCCGTGGCGCTGGGCGCGGTGATCCGGAACGCGATCGAAGCCATCGGAGAGAACGGCGCCATCGAGGTTTGTGTGCGCGACGCGCCCGGCTGGCGCGTGATCGAGGTGCACGACTCTGGGCCGGGGATCTCCGAAGCGGTCAGGCCCCACTTGTTCGACCCCTTCTTCAGCGGCCGCGAGGCGGGCCGGGGGCTCGGCTTCGGGCTCAGCAAGTGCTGGCGGATCGTGACCGACCTGGGGGGACGCGTCGAGGCGGCCAGCCCGCCCGGCGGGGGCGCCGTGCTCTCGCTCTGGCTCCCCATCGATCGGTGATAGCACTGCAATCGCCGGGTTTTTCGCCGTGACGGGGTTGGTAGACCGCGGACCGATGGGTTAGATTTTCTGCCGTCACGCCGAGCGTGATGGGTTGTCAAGGACGACAACTCTCAGCCGCAAGGAATGCCGCCATGATGCTCCGATTTGAGTCCCGGCCTGCGCGCCGTGTCCGTTCCATCCGATCCGTCGCCCCGCGTCTTCCGGGCGCCGCTCCGCTTATCGACGGGGCGCGGGTCGCCATCGTCAC from Pirellulimonas nuda includes:
- a CDS encoding sensor histidine kinase; translation: MSIAEASRWAYRVASIPSRRPEIPGARRPVRRRCRLPSPADGSAERFREALERAKLDAMKELAYGAGHEINNPLANIAARAQSMLKRETDAEKRRWLEVIHRQAMRAHEMIADLMLFARPPAMERAPVDVWALVQQSADEHRAEAEKAGIVLRTSTSADEDPVWADATQLAVALGAVIRNAIEAIGENGAIEVCVRDAPGWRVIEVHDSGPGISEAVRPHLFDPFFSGREAGRGLGFGLSKCWRIVTDLGGRVEAASPPGGGAVLSLWLPIDR